One region of Eretmochelys imbricata isolate rEreImb1 chromosome 2, rEreImb1.hap1, whole genome shotgun sequence genomic DNA includes:
- the GASK1A gene encoding Golgi-associated kinase 1A, whose translation MRSIRLSFLTPQAQRSWRRMRLKRPPVAGFCFLLAFSVVAFTSFPLLLPNSYGESDLQFLALAEPHGKVIRPRRLWTNTTASVPQWARSFDHREWEPSPPGTSQERQSSHHPQSARKPKNQPSILRRQNHTLLKAKRKHKGEIRKHNVVVKSSEASSKLQHENIPRRTSGEKKRELNTHFSLNNTGSNVHFYKLTGKKADMKPQMEEAPFFSPSLSNKRGFQEGKPEVALRLKNPFASQPAVAQDRHKPDVQAAGAEPQHSDSIKGFISEADSRQPFRGAAGMQRQTGSYSQEPGEPGDHFWVGVATQLQTSEWCMKTPEDALSAKGEGHLRFGERIPPWFTADDVQKMKWLANSKVVTKTRIPAHGQILRVSLLARQDTSPSDPKRDCSDGLCGLIKRPSDLYEVLAFHLDRVLGLNRSLPAVARKFSSPLLPYKYTNGAARPIIWWVPDIQHLADANNDQNSFAVGWLQYRSLLQQRCGMVDSRAALGIAPCLSVLHTEWAKLALFDFLLQVHDRLDRYCCGFQPDPEEPCMEEMLHEKCRNPAELVLVHILIQGSEPSRLVFIDNAGRPHHPEAKLNFRLLEGIDGFPETAVTVLKSGCLQNMLLKSLYMDQEFWESQGGYQGLRHLLQVINRRGQILLQYIQEHNLTIFKDSSL comes from the exons ATGCGATCAATAAGGTTGTCCTTTCTGACTCCACAGGCTCAGAGATCCTGGAGAAGAATGAGGCTGAAGAGACCACCTGTGGCTGGATTCTGCTTCTTGCTTGCCTTCTCTGTGGTGGCATTTACCAGTTTTCCTCTGCTGCTTCCGAACAGCTACGGGGAGTCCGATCTCCAGTTCTTGGCACTGGCTGAGCCACATGGGAAAGTCATCCGGCCCAGGCGTCTGTGGACAAACACCACTGCCTCTGTCCCCCAGTGGGCCAGGAGCTTTGACCACAGAGAATGGGAACCCTCTCCCCCTGGCACCAGTCAGGAAAGGCAATCCTCACACCATCCCCAGTCTGCCCGCAAGCCAAAGAACCAGCCAAGTATCCTGCGCCGACAAAACCACACACTGCTGAAAGCAAAGAGAAAGCATAAAGGAGAGATTAGGAAACATAACGTTGTTGTGAAAAGCTCTGAAGCCAGCAGTAAATTACAGCATGAAAACATTCCCCGCAGGACCAGTGGTGAGAAGAAAAGGGAGCTTAATACTCATTTTTCTCTAAATAATACAGGGAGCAATGTTCATTTCTATAAGCTGACAGGGAAGAAGGCAGATATGAAACCACAAATGGAGGAGGcccctttcttttctccttcactCAGCAATAAAAGGGGTTTTCAGGAAGGAAAGCCAGAGGTTGCTTTACGTCTTAAGAACCCTTTTGCAAGCCAGCCAGCTGTGGCACAGGACCGACACAAACCAGATGTGCAGGCAGCCGGCGCTGAGCCGCAGCATTCAGATTCAATTAAAGGCTTTATCTCGGAAGCAGATAGCAGGCAGCCCTTCAGAGGTGCAGCAGGCAtgcagagacagacaggcagTTACTCCCAGGAGCCTGGAGAGCCAGGAGATCATTTCTGGGTGGGTGTGGCCACGCAGTTACAGACATCTGAATGGTGTATGAAGACTCCAGAAGATGCCCTTTCTGCCAAAGGGGAGGGCCACCTGAGGTTTGGTGAGAGGATCCCACCTTGGTTTACTGCAGATGATGTGCAGAAGATGAAATGGCTGGCAAATAGCAAAGTGGTGACCAAAACCAGAATTCCTGCCCATGGACAAATCCTCAGAGTCAGCCTTTTGGCCAGACAAGACACTTCCCCATCTGACCCTAAACGAGACTGTTCAGATGGGCTCTGTGGATTAATAAAGCGACCCAGTGACCTCTATGAGGTGCTAGCTTTCCACTTGGACAGAGTGTTGGGGCTGAATAGGAGTCTGCCTGCAGTGGCCCGCAAATTCAGCAGTCCCCTGCTGCCCTACAAATACACCAATGGTGCAGCGAGGCCCATCATATGGTGGGTGCCAGATATCCAGCACCTAGCTGATGCCAACAACGACCAGAACTCTTTTGCAGTGGGGTGGCTACAGTACCGGTCTCTGCTGCAGCAGCGGTGTGGCATGGTGGATTCCAGGGCAGCTCTCGGAATAGCTCCATGTTTGAGTGTCCTGCACACAGAGTGGGCCAAACTGGCGCTCTTTGATTTTCTCCTACAG GTTCATGACCGACTGGACCGTTACTGCTGTGGATTTCAGCCAGACCCTGAAGAACCCTGCATGGAGGAAATGCTTCATGAAAAGTGTAGGAATCCTGCAGAGCTGGTCCTGGTCCACATCCTG ATCCAGGGAAGTGAGCCTTCTCGCTTGGTGTTCATTGACAATGCAGGCAGACCTCACCATCCGGAAGCAAAACTCAACTTCAGGCTACTGGAAGGCATAGATGG GTTTCCTGAGACAGCTGTGACCGTGCTCAAATCGGGATGTTTACAGAACATGCTTCTGAAGTCACTGTACATGGATCAGGAATTCTGGGAAAGCCAGGGTGGATACCAAGGACTTAGACACTTGCTTCAAGTCATTAACAGAAGAGGACAGATCCTACTGCAGTACATTCAGGAACACAATCTGACAATCTTTAAGGATTCATCACTTTAA